A window from Kluyveromyces lactis strain NRRL Y-1140 chromosome E complete sequence encodes these proteins:
- a CDS encoding uncharacterized protein (similar to uniprot|P53962 Saccharomyces cerevisiae YNL035C Hypothetical ORF), translating into MSFNKYKCRYFEENNWCLKLQPLYQHGLMTSISDGSVHLLDWGNLKTISSIQCHTTSINDMKVINSDFDTGAVFATAAEDGVKVWDIRARNNVASLQNDKASPFFSLDSRHNMLACGTELKDYDAELHIYDIRNWTKPVRSFVDSHHDDITDIKFHPCDSNLLMSGSTDGYVNIYDLTQDDEEDALHQVINFASIHSCGWLGPKRIWSLSHMETFGIHELNDKSDEMIEPKPLEFGDVRDKWGCDYVIDIYPSFIATGKTHESQGELKIIPFQNEQVDVSSALVIPDAHGNEVIRDVLIPKNQTSLLYSCGEDGYVNVWKDTTNSLNVPHNFWDYTLPFTAFENSVREIEMDMGQETMQHESSSTSEQDSTSTGSDDEHKEKKDKKEKKHSKKNKHGKKDRKSDKKSKSKSKKEKEHRYKPY; encoded by the coding sequence ATGTCCTTCAACAAATACAAATGTCGCtactttgaagaaaacaacTGGTGCTTGAAATTGCAACCTCTATATCAACATGGATTGATGACATCGATAAGTGACGGCTCAGTGCATTTATTGGATTGGGGCAACTTGAAAACCATATCCAGTATTCAATGCCATACAACCTCCATCAACGATATGAAAGTTATAAACTCCGATTTTGATACTGGTGCTGTGTTCGCTACTGCAGCAGAGGACGGTGTTAAAGTTTGGGATATTAGAGCCCGAAACAATGTTGCGTCTCTTCAAAACGATAAAGCATCTCCCTTCTTCTCATTAGATTCAAGGCACAATATGTTAGCATGTGGCACAGAACTAAAGGATTACGATGCTGAATTGCATATTTATGATATAAGAAACTGGACTAAACCTGTGCGGTCATTTGTGGACTCGCATCATGATGACATTACAGATATAAAATTCCATCCATGCGACTCAAACTTGCTGATGAGTGGGTCTACTGATGGTTACGTCAACATCTATGATTTGACTCAAGACGATGAGGAGGATGCACTACATCAAGTTATCAACTTTGCTTCCATCCATTCTTGTGGATGGCTTGGCCCGAAAAGGATTTGGAGTTTGTCGCATATGGAAACTTTTGGTATTCACGAATTGAACGATAAATCAGATGAAATGATAGAGCCTAAACCACTAGAATTTGGAGACGTAAGAGATAAGTGGGGTTGTGACTATGTTATTGATATATACCCATCTTTCATTGCAACTGGAAAAACTCATGAAAGTCAAGGTGAACTCAAGATAATACCATTCCAAAATGAACAAGTTGATGTTTCTAGTGCCCTGGTAATACCTGATGCACACGGAAATGAAGTGATAAGAGATGTGCTTATTCCAAAAAATCAAACTTCCCTCCTATACTCTTGTGGTGAAGATGGTTACGTTAATGTATGGAAGGACACTACGAACTCTTTAAACGTTCCACACAACTTTTGGGATTATACACTACCATTCACAGCATTTGAAAACTCTGTcagagaaattgaaatggaTATGGGACAAGAAACAATGCAGCACGAATCATCCTCAACATCTGAACAGGATTCTACTTCTACTGGTAGTGATGATGAAcataaagaaaagaaagataagaaggagaagaagcaCAGCAAGAAGAATAAACATGGGAAAAAAGATAGGAAGAGTGATAAAAAATCCAAGTCTAAATCCAAGAAGGAGAAAGAACACCGTTATAAACCTTATTAA